From Candidatus Eremiobacterota bacterium, one genomic window encodes:
- a CDS encoding DUF2752 domain-containing protein — protein sequence MKTRDEDGSPPKIQAAAREPVIPALISWGALAVLLLSFLIPSGFFKHTLCTFKVLTGLPCPGCGISRSILQISHGHFIKAFRFNPMGFPVYLFLIFCSFYNFIPQEIRDRVDSFLLRHKKACALASALFVALLLALWTIRLVMQSSGSLIFLDAI from the coding sequence GTGAAAACTCGAGATGAGGACGGCAGCCCCCCCAAGATCCAGGCCGCCGCCAGAGAGCCCGTAATTCCCGCCCTTATTTCATGGGGCGCTCTCGCCGTGCTCCTCCTCTCGTTTCTCATTCCCTCCGGGTTCTTCAAGCATACCCTCTGCACTTTCAAAGTCCTTACCGGCCTTCCCTGTCCTGGCTGCGGCATAAGCAGGAGCATCCTCCAGATCTCCCACGGCCACTTCATCAAGGCATTCCGCTTCAATCCCATGGGGTTTCCCGTGTACCTCTTCCTCATATTCTGCTCTTTTTACAATTTTATCCCACAGGAGATCCGGGATCGTGTGGATTCATTTCTGCTGAGGCACAAGAAAGCCTGTGCCCTGGCATCGGCGCTCTTCGTGGCCCTCCTTCTTGCCCTCTGGACGATCCGCCTTGTCATGCAGAGCTCGGGAAGCCTTATCTTTCTCGATGCCATATGA